From the genome of Thermogutta terrifontis, one region includes:
- the cas2 gene encoding CRISPR-associated endonuclease Cas2, which translates to MPRGDLPSGYKIMWLFVLFDLPMDDRKARREYTRFRKRLLEMGFCQLQYSVYARPFPSEEAMHPYRQEIRANLPPKGAVRLLPVTDRQFGKMENYVGKIRQENEKAPRQLMLF; encoded by the coding sequence ATGCCTCGCGGTGATCTCCCGTCAGGTTACAAGATCATGTGGCTTTTTGTTTTGTTTGATCTGCCCATGGACGACCGGAAGGCGAGGAGGGAGTACACACGTTTCCGCAAACGTTTGCTGGAAATGGGGTTTTGTCAGTTACAGTACTCTGTGTACGCCAGGCCATTTCCAAGTGAAGAGGCAATGCATCCCTATCGGCAGGAGATCCGAGCGAACCTACCGCCGAAAGGCGCTGTTCGGCTGTTACCCGTTACTGACCGGCAATTTGGAAAAATGGAAAACTATGTGGGAAAAATTCGCCAGGAGAATGAAAAAGCACCTCGGCAGCTCATGCTTTTTTGA
- the cas1 gene encoding type II CRISPR-associated endonuclease Cas1, protein MINHVVELANKPAKLSVRHRQLVIKTGDELEVTLPLAELAVLIAANPCITLTQPVLAGLAEAGAVCVICDATSRPVGTMFPLVNHHVQTERLAAQAQASLPTRKRLWQQIVRSKIQSQAAVLQELHGRDYGLARLAARVRSGDTSNVEAMASRRYWQYLFQDRTFRRDPDRNDQNRFLNYGYAILRAVTARAITGVGLHPSLGIHHHNRYNPFCLADDLMEPFRPRVDLLVVALLREFPADAELTPEVKSRLLGFLEERYFFEGERRTLFDVLSRIAASLADVFLKKRRDLLLPDWSCHASR, encoded by the coding sequence ATGATTAATCACGTCGTCGAACTGGCAAACAAACCGGCGAAACTGTCGGTCCGTCATCGACAACTCGTCATCAAGACGGGAGATGAGCTGGAGGTGACTCTGCCTTTGGCAGAGCTTGCGGTTCTGATTGCGGCCAACCCGTGCATCACATTGACCCAGCCGGTTCTGGCGGGCCTTGCCGAGGCTGGGGCTGTCTGCGTGATATGCGATGCGACGAGCCGGCCCGTGGGAACAATGTTCCCTCTCGTGAACCATCATGTTCAAACTGAACGACTGGCGGCCCAGGCACAGGCCTCGTTGCCCACTCGAAAAAGATTATGGCAGCAAATCGTCCGCAGCAAGATTCAATCCCAGGCTGCTGTTCTTCAAGAATTGCACGGGCGGGATTATGGCTTAGCGCGACTGGCTGCGAGAGTTCGGTCGGGCGACACCTCGAATGTGGAAGCAATGGCGTCTCGTCGATACTGGCAATACCTTTTCCAGGATCGAACGTTTCGCAGAGATCCCGATCGGAATGATCAGAATCGCTTTTTGAATTATGGTTATGCCATTTTACGGGCTGTAACTGCGCGAGCCATAACAGGAGTGGGCCTCCATCCAAGTTTGGGGATTCATCACCATAATCGGTACAATCCGTTTTGTCTGGCCGACGATTTGATGGAGCCGTTTCGCCCTCGCGTGGATCTATTGGTGGTTGCGTTATTGAGGGAGTTCCCAGCAGATGCAGAACTCACACCAGAGGTGAAATCGCGTTTACTTGGGTTTCTCGAGGAGCGATATTTCTTCGAGGGTGAAAGACGAACGCTGTTTGATGTACTCAGTCGAATTGCCGCCTCGCTTGCGGACGTGTTCTTAAAAAAACGCCGTGACTTGCTGTTGCCCGATTGGAGCTGCCATGCCTCGCGGTGA